CCCCTATCTCCCCTATCTCCCCTATCTCCCCCAAAGACAGCCCCCACAACCACATCCTTGCAGTTTGTGACGATTTCTTAACCAGGTTTCTCTTCCTCACCATGGGGGCGGGAGGGTATCACTTCCCCGTCTTCCGGCATGAACGGCGCTACCGTCCGGGAAACGGAAGACGCAACACAACAGAAAAGACGCCATGAAATTTGTCGCCAAAATCCTGACCATCGCAGCCGCTCTCAGCTCCCTGAGCATGGCCGCCGAGAAAGTAACCGTTGACAGCAGCATCAAGCCGTATGCGCCCACCAGCGGCGTTTCCGGCAACCTGAGCGCCGTCGGTTCCGATACGCTGAACAACCTGATGACCCTTTGGGCGGAAGGATTCAGCAAGAAGTACCCCAGCGTCAAAATAGGCGTTGAAGGCAAAGGTTCTTCCACGGCTCCCCCCGCCCTCACGGCAGGGACGGCCCAGCTCGCCCCCATGAGCCGCCAGATGAAGCGGGAGGAAATAGCGGCCTTTGAAGCCAAATACGGCTACAAGCCGACGGAAATCAAGGTGGCCCTGGACGCCGTGGCCTTCTTCGTCAACAAGAACAATCCCATCCAGGCCCTTTCCCTGTCGCAGATTGACTCCATCTTCTCCTCCACCTTCAAGCGCGGGGGCTCCAACATCTCCGACTGGGGCGATGCGGGCGTCCCCTCCATGAAGGGAAAAGCCATCTCCATCTACGGCCGTAACAGCGCCTCCGGCACGAACGGCTTCGTGAAGGAAATCGCCCTGAAGAAGGGGGACTACAAAAACTCCGTGAAGGAACAGCCCGGCTCCTCCGCCGTCGTGCAGGGCATCAGCTCCGACGAACAGGGGATCGGCTATTCCGGCATCGGATACGTCACCTCCGGCGTGAAAACCCTCTCCCTGGCGGAAAAAGGCGGCCAGGTGGCCGTGCAGCCCTCCTATGACAACTGCATCAGCGGCAAATACCCGCTCTCCCGCTACCTGCTGATTTACGTCAACAAGAAGCCCGGCGAACCCCTGGACACCCTGACCAGGGAATTCATCAAGTTCATCGTCTCCAAGGACGGCCAGGAAATCGTGACCAAGGACGGCTATTACCCGATTCCCGCCAAGGTCAGCGCGGATGTCCTCAAGAGCATTGAATAAACACCCCTTCCATACGCCATCAACACATGCCGGGGCAGGACTGCGGCCTTCCCGCCGGAGTCCTGCCCCCAACTCCCCTCTCCACCGCCTGCCGTCATGAGCGCCAAAGTCCCTTCTCCCGCGCCCCCCAAGAAGCCCAAGCCCGTTCCGGAACGCTTCCAGGTGGCAAAAACCACGCTGTGGTTTGACCGCATCATGACTAAAACCATCATCGGCGGGGGCTTTACCGTCATTGTAGCCGTTTTCGGCATCCTCTTTTTCCTGCTGGCCGTCACCATTCCCCTCTTCCAGGGCGCGGACGTGGAAGAACGGCAGCACCTTTCCCCGTCCGCCCCGGTCCAGGGGACCTGGGGCCTGGACCCTTCCGGCACGTTCCCCTTCGTCTATGACAACGGCAAAAACGTCTTCTTTCTGGACAAGGCAACCGGGAACCTCAACCCCGCTCCCGTATCCCTGCCGGACGGGGAAACCGTCTGCGCCCATTCCTATGATTCATCCCTGGCGGCCTACGCCATCGCCACGGAATCCGGCAAGGCAGGCCTTATCTCCGTCCATTCCGGACTCAACATCCACGGCCAGGCGAACGCGCACGGCCCGGACAAGGCCGGAACGGAAACCAGCCCGCTCTACCCCTTGACGGAAAGCGGCTCCGTTCCCGGCAGAATATCCCGCATAGCCTACGCGGACGCGGGGGAACGGAAAATCTTCACCGCGACCGCGGAGACGGAACAGGGTCCGCGCCTCCTGCTGATGACGCTGGAGGAATCCCGCTCCCTGCTCCATGAAGGGGAGCTGGCCCCCTCCGGCTTCCATGATCTGACGGACCAGCTTGAAGGCCGCCCCGCCGCCCTGCTGCCCGGCGCCTCCGGAGACAGCCTCGTCATCGCTACGGACACGGACAAACTCCTCTACTTCTCCTATGATGAAGACCGGGAAACGTGGGTCAAGCGGCAAACCATTCCGTCCCCCCTGGGAAGCGGAGAAAAAATGACCTCCGTCAACTGGCTCTTCGGAGACATGTCCCTGGTGATAGGCGGCGACAAGGGAAGCCTTAAAATTTTCAGCCTGTATCCCCACCCCCGCCCGGACGGCCCCGCCGTGCGCCTCTTCGGGCAGACCAGGCAGTTCCCCCCCCTGGACGGCCCGGTGCAGCATTACGCCGCCTCCGGCATCAACCGTTCCTTCCTGGTCTCCACCCCGCGTGAGCTCAGGCTCTGCTACGGAACCACGGCTGACGTCCGCTGGAGCAGCGACCCGCTGGAATTCACCCCCGTCCAGCTGGCGGCCAGCACGGAATTCAACTCCGCCATTGCCGTGGACGCCGGGGGAAAGGTCCACTTCTTCTCCATGGAAGACAGGCACCCGGAAGCAGGGTCCAAAGCCCTGGCCGGGAAAATCTGGTATGAAGGGTATGACTCCCCCAAATGGCTCTGGCAATCCGTGGGCGGCACGGACGACTACGAATCCAAGCTCTCCCTGATGCCCCTGGTCTTCGGCACGCTGAAAGGCACCCTGTACGCCCTCGTCTTCGCCGTTCCGGTAGCGGTCATGGCCGCCATTTACACGGCCCACTTCATGGCCCCCTCCGTCAAGCGGGTGGTAAAACCCGTCATGGAAATCATGGCGTCCCTGCCCTCCGTGGTGCTGGGCTTCTTCGGCGCGCTCTACCTGGCCCCCAGAATGGAGGACAAGGTGCCCGCCCTGCTCTGCATGGCCGTCCTCATTCCCGGCCTGGCGGCCCTGATCGCGTGGTTCTGGACCACGCGGCCCGCGGCCTGGCGCAACAAATTCAGCCGCGGCGTGGAATACATCGTCATGACTCCCGTCATCCTGCTCTGCGCCTGGTTCTGCTGGGAATACCTGGGCTACTGGCTGGAACAGCCCCTCATCAGCCTCTGCCGCGGCGTCATGGGACTGTGGGGCGTGGGGGACTTCCAGGCCGCCAGCTTCGCGGACCTGTGGCGCAACGGCTTCGGCATGCCCTATGAACAGCGCAACTCCCTGGTGGTGGGGTTCATCATGGGCTTTGCCGTCATCCCCGTCATCTTCACCATTTCCGAGGATGCCCTGAGCAACGTCCCCCCTTCCCTTATCGCCGCCTCGGAGGCGCTGGGGGCCAGCCGCTGGCAGATGGTCCGCACCGTGGTCCTTCCGGTGGCTTCCGCGGGCATTTTCTCCGCCCTGATGATAGGTCTGGGCAGAGCCGTGGGGGAAACCATGATCGTGCTGATGGCCACGGGGAACACCCCTATCATGGACTGGAACATCTTCAACGGCATGCGCACCCTCTCCGCCAACATCGCCACGGAACTGCCGGAGGCGGCGCAGGACTCCACCCACTACCGCGTCCTCTTCCTGGGCGGCCTCATTCTCTTCTCCATGACTTTCATTCTGAACACTCTGGCGGAAATCGTGCGCCAGCGGCTCCGCAAACGCTTCAACGTCATTTGAGACTTCCTCTCCATCTTCCATGAAACAGGACTTCAGCCTTCCGCCCGCTCCCAAACGCCCCCTGGGGGAAGTCAACATCTGGCTCACCTCCATCGGGCTCTCCCTGGGCCTCATCATGATCTTCGGCCTGCTGGGCATCATCGTCTTCAACGGCCTGGAGGCCTTCTGGCCCAAAACCGTCCATGAACTGACGATCGCCCCCGCTTCACAGGGGGAAAAACCCCTTGTCCTGTACGCCGGCATCACGAAGGACCAGACGCGCCACATGCCCGCGGACCCCGCCCTCCCCGGCTCCATGGCGAAGGACGTGCGGGAATACCAGCTCTTCACCGGAAGCAAGGAAGCCTACGGGCAATCCTACCGCTACGTGGACGCGCACAACGTCACCGCCTCCTCCACCCCAAAAGGGCTCCTGTGCCTGGAACGCATGGAGGGAGGAAAAGCCCTGGTCAAACCGCTGGAGCTCAAGCTGGCCTCCGGAGAAACCGTCCCGGCCTCCTCCCCGGAATTCATGACGGCCTTCCGCCGCGCGCTGGACCGGGAAGCGGAGTTGCGGGACGACATCAAGGCCATTGACGCCAAAGACATCGGCGCCGTCAACACCCGGCTGGCGGACGCCAAGCTGGACATCAAGGCCATTGAACGCTCCTATGACATCCGGGAGGAAAACGGACGGCGCACGGCCACGCCCAGGGAAAACCCCATCCTCACAGGCATGGATGACCCGGCGGGGGAACTGGACCGGCTCCGCGCCAGGGTGGAGCAGCTCAACGCGGAATACGCCCGGTACACCGCAGAAGCGGGCAGGCTGAGGGAACAGCAGGGCCGGGACACGCTCGTGTATGCCCTGGGAGACGGGGAGAAGAAGGAAACCGGCATGGACAAAATCGTTTACGGCTACCAGCCGAACGACCTGGGCTTCTTCGGCAAATGCGGCGTCTTCCTCCACAACCTGTACCACTTCATCATGGATGACCCGCGGGAGGCCAACACGGAAGGCGGCATCTTCCCCGCCATCTTCGGCACCTTCATCATGACCCTGCTCATGAGCGCGCTGGTCACGCCCGTGGGGGTCATCGGCGCCATCTACCTGCGGGAATACGCCCGGCAGGGAGCCCTGGTGCAGGCCGTGCGCATCTGCGTGAACAACCTGGCGGGCGTGCCTTCCATCGTCTTCGGCGTCTTCGGCCTCGGCTTCTTCGTCTACTACCTGGGCGGAACGATTGACGAACTCTTCTACTGGAAAAAGCTGGCCGTGGACAACACGCCCACCTTCGGCACCTCCGGCATCCTGTGGGCCTCCCTCACGCTGGCCCTGATGACGCTGCCCGTCGTCATCGTCTCCACGGAGGAAGCCCTCTCCGCCGTCCCCCGCGGGCTGCGGGAGGCGGCCCTGGCCTGCGGAGCCTCCAAATGGCAGATGATCAAGCGCATCATCCTTCCCAGCGCCCTGCCGGGCGTCATGACCGGCCTCATTCTGGCCATGGCCCGCGGCGCGGGGGAAGTGGCCCCACTCATGGTCACGGGCGTGGTGAAGCTGGCCCCTTCCCTGCCCATTGACGGGGAAGGCCCCTTCATCCACCTGGAGCGCAAATTCATGCACCTGGGCTTCCACATCTATGACGTGGGGTTCCAGTCGCCGGACTCGGACGCCGCCCAGCCCATGGTCTTCGCCACCACTCTGCTGCTCATCCTGCTGGTGGTGGTCATGAACCTCACGGCCATCCTCATCCGCAACCGCCTGCGCAAAAAATACGCGGCCTCCAGCTTCTAACCCCGTTCTCCTTCACCATCCCATGACTGAACCAGCCGCCCCAGACGACGATCCCATCATTGAAGTGGAAGATTTCTCCTTCTTTTACGGAAGCAAACAGGTTCTCTTCAACATCGGCATGACCTTTGAAACCAACCGCGTGACGGCCCTCATCGGGCCCTCCGGCTGCGGAAAATCCACCCTGCTCCGCAACATCAACCGCATGAACGACCTGGTTCCGGACGTCCGCCACCAGGGGGACATCCGCATTGACGGCACCAGCCTGTACGATCCGCGCGTGGAAGTCATCTCCCTGCGCAAGCGCGTGGGCATGGTCTTCCAGAAATACAACCCTTTCCCTAAAAGCATTTATGAAAACATCGTCTTCCCCCTCCGCGTGGCGGGACGCAGCAGGCGCGCGGAACTGGATGAAACCGTGGAACGCAGCCTGAAAGGCGCCGCCCTGTGGGACGAAGTGAAGGACAAGCTGCACGAAAGCGCCTACGGCCTTTCCGGAGGCCAGCAGCAGCGGCTGTGCATCGCCCGCGCCATCGCCAACCGCCCCCAGATCCTGCTGATGGACGAGCCCTGCGCCGCCCTGGACCCCATCGCCACGCTGAAAATAGAAGACCTGATGGAAGACCTGAAAAAAGACCTCACCATCGTCATCGTCACCCACAACATGCAGCAGGCCACGCGCATTGCGGACCGCACCGCCTTCATGTACATGGGCCGCCTGGTGGAATACGGGGAAACGTCTCAAATCTTCACCAACCCCGCGGAAAAAGAAACGGAAGCCTACATCACGGGCCGTTTCAGCTAAAAAGCCCAACTTCCAAGCCATTCACCTCATGACACCTCCCGGCAACCACATCCTCCCCCACTATGACGCGGCCCTGAACGCCATCCGCACCCGCGTCAACGCCGTCTGCGGCAGCCTGCTGAAACACATGGACGTCCTGGAACGGGTCATCTCCGGCCCGGACAGCGACGGGGCCAACGGCATCATTGCGGACGGGGAACCGCTCAGCGAAGAAACCCGCCAGGTTCTCTCCCTCTGCGCCGCCGTGCTCACCCAGTTCCATCCCCTGGGGTCCGACCTGCGGCTTGTGCTCACCTTTTCCCGCTGCGGGGACAAGCTCCAGGAATGCATGGAGGAAGTCACGGGCATCGCCAGGCACGCCAAGGCATCCATCAGGCGCCGGGAGTCCCTATGCACGGATATAGTGCTCCCCCTGCTGGACATGGCCGTCTCCGAATTCCGGGACGCCGCACGGTGCCTGGAAACGCAGGACGCGGACGCCGCACGGGAAATACGCCTGCGGGACAAAAAGCTGGACAAGGCCCACCGCAAGGCGCTGGCCCTGCTGGTATCCCCGGAAAGGGAAAACACGCCCTCCCTCAACGTCAACCTGCTCTTCATCATCCGCTCCCTGGAGCGCATCGGAGACATTGCCAAAACCATCGCCGCCACCGTCGTCTTCCTGAAGGAAGCCACGGACATCCGCCACGGAAAAGAGAAATAAACCGCGTATTTTCCGCCGATTATTCCCCCGATTATTCCGCCTTGCTCACGCTGAAGCAGTACACGGCGGGGTTGATCAGGGCCAGGGGGAGGTAGAACACGGCAAAGGACAGGGAGCCGCCGTACAAAACCAGGCACAGGGCGGAAACGATAAACAGGATTCCGATTTTAAGGCTCCGCGCCCAGTCCTGGCGGTTCACCAGCCAGATGAAGGCCGCGCATACAAAGCCGATGACCACGCACAACACCCCGCCCATGGTGAGGAACTGAATATAACTGGAACAGAATTGTTCCAGCCAACGCACATTATCCGGACTGGGGGGATTACCTTCCCAGGCAAAAACGCCCGGCGGCAGCAGCGCCCACAACAGCACGGAAAAGAACACCAGGCGGTCCGTATTAAGGCGATAGGTCATGCGGGGGTAAGGTACCATTTCCGTGCATGGGATAACAAGTGAAATCGGCCGCTCCCGGCTGTTCCGGGAACGGTTCCTTTACAGGGGAGCAAATGCACCGTCTCCGGCGCCATTGACGGCGATTCCGTCTATTTCCACCAGCCAGCCGGGGCGGCAGACGGGGGCTTTCAACAGCAGATGGGGGACGGCGGCCAGCGGGGATTCCATCAGGCGGCGGCTGACCGTTTCCCGGTCCGCCCAGTCGCGCAGGTACACCACAGCCTGCTTCAGGTCGCACAGGCTTCCGCCGCTCCTTTCCATCAGGGCGTTCATGTTTTCCAGGGTGCGGTCCGTCTGCCGCGCCACGTCTCCCGGATGGACAATGTTTCCCTGCGCGTCAATGCTGGCCGTGCCGGAAAGGAAGTAGTGGGAGCGGTCCCCGTACACGATGCGGGCGCCGCGTTCAAAGGCCACCCGGTACAGGTGCGTGGGGGACAGGTAATCCGGAGCCTCCATGTAACGGACCTGCCCCGGCTTCAGCCCGACGATTCCCAGGCTGTCCATGTGCAGCAGGCGCCCCGGCGTTTCCGTACAGCCTTCAATGCCCGTGCTGGCGATGAAATGGCTCTCCGGGGTCAGTCCGTAACGGCCAAAGCATTCATTGCGGCCTTCCACCAATCCGCGGTAGTTGTTGTCAATGTCCCGGCAGTAAATCCACGTGCGGTGAACCAGCTCCGGCACGGTTCCTCCCTGCGCGGCAGCCGCGCGGTCCAGCCAGCGGAATTCCTCCCGCATCTGGCCGTGGCTGTCCGGAGCGGAGGTTTCCTTCCTGCCCGCCAGAAACAACCGGTAATGCGGACGCCGGGCCGTCACCACCGTTCCCCACTGGTCCTCTTTCCGTCTTTTTTCCAGCATTCCGCCGATGTGCCATGCTTCCAGGGCCACGCGGGCCCCGTTCGCCGGGGGCTGCCCCACCACGGAGACGTAGGAGTTCCGCTCCCCCGCCATCCGGCGCAGCGTTTCCGACTGGCGCACCGGATCGCTGACGTGGAAGCGCAGCAGGAATTCATCTTCCCCGCCGCCGCCCAGTTCACGGTACCTGTCCATCAGGGAACGCAGTTCCGCCTCAAAGCTCGCGCCCGGTTCCGCCGTCATGCAGAAGAAATGTTCCTGCGCGCCGCTTTTTCCGCGCCATTCCGTTTTTTCAGGTAAATCCGCCGCCATGGTGTCCTCCTTTACAGGGACTGTACGTAATTGACCAGGTCCTCCAGTTCACGGTCATTTAAAGAACTTGTCTTCCCGCGGATGTCCCCCGGGTTGTGCATCGTGACGGCTTCCCGGATTGTCTTCGCCCGGCCGTCGTGCAGGTAAGGGGCGGTCCGCCACACTTCCACCAGGGAGGGCACCAGAATGCTTTTCCCTTCATCCAGCCCCGTGGCCGTCCCCGTAGCCACCAGTTCCTTGGTAGTGAAGTACGGGTGCGGGTGGCACTGCACGCACCCGGCCGTTTTAAAGACTTCCTTCCCCCTCCGCGCGGATTCGGACAAGGAGCCCCGCTCCACTCCGGGAGCATGGCACTGGGCACAGGCAGCCTCCCGCGTCTGCTGCCTGGAGGGAATATGCGCCATCAGGTACGGGCTGGGAACCTCCTTCATGTTTTTCAGGTATTCATTCACGCATTCCGCCAGTTCCCCGGAAGGTTCCAGAAACTGGATGTGCACGAAGCCCGCCGTCACGGCCACCTCCGCAGAGGCGCGGACGCCCAGCGTCATCACCGGGCTTGTCCGGTGGGAGAGGAACATGGTGCGCGTGTTTTTCGGGTTGCCCATGCCGTCATTCAGCAGGTCCCAGTTCAGGCCGTCCACGCGTCCGTCCGGGTGGCAGGTGGCGCAGCTCTGCCAGCCCTGGAAGCAATGGGAGGCATCATTGAAGTATTGTTCCCCCAGCTTTTCCCGCGAGGGCTGGAATCCTTCATTCAGCGCGATTTTCCGGGGTTGCGCTTCCCCCTGGAGAGGGACTTGCGCCAGCGTGTCCGAGAAGTATCCGGCCACATAAACGTTTTTCCCGTCAGAAGCCAGGGCGCGCGGACCGTTCAGGGGCAGCGGAATGCGGGTGCGGAGGCCGTGCAGGAAGCCCAGCCTTTCGGAAACGGGTTCGTTTTCCCGGTTTTCCCGCTTCATGCGGTCCAGCAGGCCGGGAAAATCAATCACGGATAACTCATGCGTTCCCGCGTGCGTCACAAACAGCTTTCCGCCATCCCCGGAAAAGGCGACGCCCCAGGGGTTGGCCGCCCCCGCATCCGGGTCGTCCAGCAGGACGGGGTGCGGCTTGTCCGGCTGTTCCGTATCAATAACCGTCACGGCGTTCGTGTTCATCCAGCCGCGGTCCAGCTGCGTGGTGGGCACCTGGTAGCGGCTCAGCACGTGCGCCACGGCCAGATAACGGCCATCCGGGCTCATCGCCAT
This portion of the Akkermansia massiliensis genome encodes:
- a CDS encoding PstS family phosphate ABC transporter substrate-binding protein; amino-acid sequence: MKFVAKILTIAAALSSLSMAAEKVTVDSSIKPYAPTSGVSGNLSAVGSDTLNNLMTLWAEGFSKKYPSVKIGVEGKGSSTAPPALTAGTAQLAPMSRQMKREEIAAFEAKYGYKPTEIKVALDAVAFFVNKNNPIQALSLSQIDSIFSSTFKRGGSNISDWGDAGVPSMKGKAISIYGRNSASGTNGFVKEIALKKGDYKNSVKEQPGSSAVVQGISSDEQGIGYSGIGYVTSGVKTLSLAEKGGQVAVQPSYDNCISGKYPLSRYLLIYVNKKPGEPLDTLTREFIKFIVSKDGQEIVTKDGYYPIPAKVSADVLKSIE
- a CDS encoding ABC transporter permease subunit, whose product is MSAKVPSPAPPKKPKPVPERFQVAKTTLWFDRIMTKTIIGGGFTVIVAVFGILFFLLAVTIPLFQGADVEERQHLSPSAPVQGTWGLDPSGTFPFVYDNGKNVFFLDKATGNLNPAPVSLPDGETVCAHSYDSSLAAYAIATESGKAGLISVHSGLNIHGQANAHGPDKAGTETSPLYPLTESGSVPGRISRIAYADAGERKIFTATAETEQGPRLLLMTLEESRSLLHEGELAPSGFHDLTDQLEGRPAALLPGASGDSLVIATDTDKLLYFSYDEDRETWVKRQTIPSPLGSGEKMTSVNWLFGDMSLVIGGDKGSLKIFSLYPHPRPDGPAVRLFGQTRQFPPLDGPVQHYAASGINRSFLVSTPRELRLCYGTTADVRWSSDPLEFTPVQLAASTEFNSAIAVDAGGKVHFFSMEDRHPEAGSKALAGKIWYEGYDSPKWLWQSVGGTDDYESKLSLMPLVFGTLKGTLYALVFAVPVAVMAAIYTAHFMAPSVKRVVKPVMEIMASLPSVVLGFFGALYLAPRMEDKVPALLCMAVLIPGLAALIAWFWTTRPAAWRNKFSRGVEYIVMTPVILLCAWFCWEYLGYWLEQPLISLCRGVMGLWGVGDFQAASFADLWRNGFGMPYEQRNSLVVGFIMGFAVIPVIFTISEDALSNVPPSLIAASEALGASRWQMVRTVVLPVASAGIFSALMIGLGRAVGETMIVLMATGNTPIMDWNIFNGMRTLSANIATELPEAAQDSTHYRVLFLGGLILFSMTFILNTLAEIVRQRLRKRFNVI
- the pstA gene encoding phosphate ABC transporter permease PstA, encoding MKQDFSLPPAPKRPLGEVNIWLTSIGLSLGLIMIFGLLGIIVFNGLEAFWPKTVHELTIAPASQGEKPLVLYAGITKDQTRHMPADPALPGSMAKDVREYQLFTGSKEAYGQSYRYVDAHNVTASSTPKGLLCLERMEGGKALVKPLELKLASGETVPASSPEFMTAFRRALDREAELRDDIKAIDAKDIGAVNTRLADAKLDIKAIERSYDIREENGRRTATPRENPILTGMDDPAGELDRLRARVEQLNAEYARYTAEAGRLREQQGRDTLVYALGDGEKKETGMDKIVYGYQPNDLGFFGKCGVFLHNLYHFIMDDPREANTEGGIFPAIFGTFIMTLLMSALVTPVGVIGAIYLREYARQGALVQAVRICVNNLAGVPSIVFGVFGLGFFVYYLGGTIDELFYWKKLAVDNTPTFGTSGILWASLTLALMTLPVVIVSTEEALSAVPRGLREAALACGASKWQMIKRIILPSALPGVMTGLILAMARGAGEVAPLMVTGVVKLAPSLPIDGEGPFIHLERKFMHLGFHIYDVGFQSPDSDAAQPMVFATTLLLILLVVVMNLTAILIRNRLRKKYAASSF
- the pstB gene encoding phosphate ABC transporter ATP-binding protein PstB, with translation MTEPAAPDDDPIIEVEDFSFFYGSKQVLFNIGMTFETNRVTALIGPSGCGKSTLLRNINRMNDLVPDVRHQGDIRIDGTSLYDPRVEVISLRKRVGMVFQKYNPFPKSIYENIVFPLRVAGRSRRAELDETVERSLKGAALWDEVKDKLHESAYGLSGGQQQRLCIARAIANRPQILLMDEPCAALDPIATLKIEDLMEDLKKDLTIVIVTHNMQQATRIADRTAFMYMGRLVEYGETSQIFTNPAEKETEAYITGRFS
- a CDS encoding phosphate signaling complex PhoU family protein, with amino-acid sequence MTPPGNHILPHYDAALNAIRTRVNAVCGSLLKHMDVLERVISGPDSDGANGIIADGEPLSEETRQVLSLCAAVLTQFHPLGSDLRLVLTFSRCGDKLQECMEEVTGIARHAKASIRRRESLCTDIVLPLLDMAVSEFRDAARCLETQDADAAREIRLRDKKLDKAHRKALALLVSPERENTPSLNVNLLFIIRSLERIGDIAKTIAATVVFLKEATDIRHGKEK
- a CDS encoding Rid family hydrolase; the encoded protein is MAADLPEKTEWRGKSGAQEHFFCMTAEPGASFEAELRSLMDRYRELGGGGEDEFLLRFHVSDPVRQSETLRRMAGERNSYVSVVGQPPANGARVALEAWHIGGMLEKRRKEDQWGTVVTARRPHYRLFLAGRKETSAPDSHGQMREEFRWLDRAAAAQGGTVPELVHRTWIYCRDIDNNYRGLVEGRNECFGRYGLTPESHFIASTGIEGCTETPGRLLHMDSLGIVGLKPGQVRYMEAPDYLSPTHLYRVAFERGARIVYGDRSHYFLSGTASIDAQGNIVHPGDVARQTDRTLENMNALMERSGGSLCDLKQAVVYLRDWADRETVSRRLMESPLAAVPHLLLKAPVCRPGWLVEIDGIAVNGAGDGAFAPL
- a CDS encoding c-type cytochrome; amino-acid sequence: MKLTKTLCASAAALCCLLAFASCRQGPDSVAGPAAPVDVKVFNHLVAVLGHESRTLELVDPASGEKVKSIRLGQPPNGMALDGATAYVAEGGPRGVVEVVDLESGALKGSFPAGHTPMAPVLRGGKLYVACRFDSQILEMDAATGNVLNSWNVPREPVALAVSPDGRKIWAAGHLPAGKADGDFTAAALTLVEDGKAAHFPLSNGTQGVRGMAMSPDGRYLAVAHVLSRYQVPTTQLDRGWMNTNAVTVIDTEQPDKPHPVLLDDPDAGAANPWGVAFSGDGGKLFVTHAGTHELSVIDFPGLLDRMKRENRENEPVSERLGFLHGLRTRIPLPLNGPRALASDGKNVYVAGYFSDTLAQVPLQGEAQPRKIALNEGFQPSREKLGEQYFNDASHCFQGWQSCATCHPDGRVDGLNWDLLNDGMGNPKNTRTMFLSHRTSPVMTLGVRASAEVAVTAGFVHIQFLEPSGELAECVNEYLKNMKEVPSPYLMAHIPSRQQTREAACAQCHAPGVERGSLSESARRGKEVFKTAGCVQCHPHPYFTTKELVATGTATGLDEGKSILVPSLVEVWRTAPYLHDGRAKTIREAVTMHNPGDIRGKTSSLNDRELEDLVNYVQSL